The region CAGCGAACGTGATGCACACCGCTAACGCACCGTAGGACCACACGTATTTGGTGCGTTCAATCCACGTTCCGCTGTGATTCTTGAGGAAGTCTCGCATCGTCGGCGAACCGGGTCGCAACACCCGAAACACAAACACACTCGAGATGATCAATGCCGCCACGAGACACAACCGCCCCAACGACTCATGTTCGTCGCTGCGAACGAATGAGGCCGCCGCCAGCGTTGCCGAGATAAACGTGAACGGCAAGCCGATGAAGATCATCCATTTCAAACCGCCCCGAAGACACCCCAGCACATCCTTTGGCCAATCGAAATGAGCTTGGGCCAGTCCTCGGTTTCGGCAGATCTGGCGAAACAATTCCAATGGGAAAAACGTTAGGCCCATCGCCATGAAGCCAGATGCAACCGACGTTACGAACAGCGGCGATTCCAAGTGACCCGACAATCGCCAACCGATGAAGTACCAAGTGGCCGGCCACATGCCTGCAATGAGAATCGTCAAGCCAAGCGTTTCCGCTGTCGGGCGGAACTTGTTGCACGACTTCTTCTGTGCCGCATCGCCTAATGCGTGAACTTGTCTCCGCATGCGTCGTCCACGCATCAGTAACAGGACGAACGCAATTAACGCCACGCCCCACAAGAATGGGTTTTGGACGATATCGTCTTTCCAGTAGATCAGCACGTTCTCCCAGCGGCTGGGATTCGTGAGATATCGGATAGCGCTTTCGTAGTTGGCCGGTTCCTGATTCCACAGTTCGTTGGTACTGCGAATCCACAGAATGTTTTCCGAGATGAACCGCAGATAATCCTGAGTCTCTTCGACGAGGCGTTTCTGAGAGTCATCCAGATCCAACAACTTATCTTGATAAATCCCATACTCAACATTCAGATCTTCAAGGTTCTGCTTCTCTGTGTTGAGGAGTTTTTCGAGCAGCGGTCGCAGATCATCACGCTTGTCTAAAGGGATACTACATTCCGGATTCTCGTAAAACAGAGTGCAAGCTTTATCAATGACGGCAAGTTCGTTGGCTCGGTCGATATTGATGCTCTGTTCGACCTGCACTTCTTGAATCTCATCTTGTCGCTCAAAGATCTGGATGTAGAGTTTCCGAACGTCCGGCAGACTATTCCGCCGCAACCGCAGCAGTTGACCAACGTTGTTATTACGACCGGAAATCTTGACTCGTTCTCGACTTGCGTCGTGATCACGACGGACGTCTTCGAGCAGAATTTCCGTTTTCTCCAATTCCGCGACGATCTCCGGAACACGTTCGGCTGCTTGCGACCGTAAACTTGCAAGCGTTTCGATGCGTTCGCTTAGTCGTGTGATTGTCGGGTATTCGGCGTACGCAACCGCAGCCTTCGTAAGACTTTCGGCTTGCTTGGACTGGGTTTTCACTTCCTTGGCTAACGCCTGTTCCACTTCGGCTCGGCGTCGCTTGATCTCCTCCTCAAGCTGCATGAGCCGACGCGCAGCGATGTCGCGTTTCAACGGCAACACTTCCGTTTGCGACTGCAACCAAGGACCTTCCTTGTCGATACGACCCAACGTCGCTTGCAGCAATTGTTTCTTGGCTTGCAAGCGAACACGCTCTGCGGTGTTGCTAGGGGTGGCGTCGGCTCCGTTCGGTATTTTTTTCAGTTGCTCTTCGAGTTGCGTTAGTCGTTCTTGGGTGTCTTTGCGTTCTTTCGCCAACTGTTCCTGGGCCGCCGCCTTCTTGAGCGCCGAGATCAACTCTTCCAGCTTGGCTTTTTGGTCGACCAACTTCTGTTCGCGTTCAAGCAGCTCCTGCCGGAGTTCTGTGAGACCTTTCCCGGCAGTCTCGATGACGATTTGTTCGTTCGCCACCGCTTCTTTCTGCTGCTTCAGATCCTTCACCAAAGCCGGAGTTTCCTCAATGCTCTTGGTAAAGTTTTCCCCTTTGGCAATTTGTCCCTCGGCTTCTTTCAAATCTGCGAGGGCTTGCTCATACAGACTGACAATCTCCTTTTGAACCGCTTCATCGAGCTTGTCTCCTTTGACCTTTGCGATCGCGGCTTCCACGGATGCGATGGTCGGTTTGTCGTTGGTCAGCGTCGCTCCCTGCGGTTTTGTCTCCGTGGTTTCACCCGCAGGAGTTGCCGGCATTGGTTGGGCCGACTCCGTGGTGTTCGCTTCAGGTGGATTCGGATTCGCTGGCGTCACCACCGGTTGCGGAGACGGTTGCGGCTGTGGCTGTGCATCCACTGGAGCCGGGTTTTCCGCCGTCTTTGGCGGTGCCATCGGAGTTTGATCAATCACCCGTGGCGTAATCTGCGACGGTTTAATCGATTCCGGATCCGGCGGCTGAATCTGGAATAATCCCCAGTTCAACGGAGGCGGAGACTGCGGAAAAAGTTCGTCCACCGACCGAATTTGGGCCACCGCCACCGGAGCCGATAGCAAGCCGGAACCCAAACCCACAAGTGCGATTACGAAGATACGGATGAACCGTGAATTCGACATCGAATCCATTCAACGTCCCAACAAAATCGAGAAAAATGTTCTTCTATTTAAAACCAGTCCGATGGAAGTTTCCCAGATTCCTTCGATCGTGGCAAGACGCGACCAGGGGGTAGTTATGTCCGATACCCCACAGACACGCCGGCGAAATTATGCGAGAATCCTTGGAATCATTCTCCCTGGCTCCCGAAAGTTCCCATGAATTGGTTTCGTTCAGAAGTTGTGACTGTCAAAAGAGTTGCGATCGCGGTGTTGATTGTTGGTGGATTGTTACTTCTTCGACTGCTTCCCACCGATGAACTCCGAAACACTCTGCAAACCTGGCTGGACGACCTGGGATTCTGGGGGCCGGTGGTGTTCGTCGGTCTGTATATTGTCGCGACAATCTGTTTCCTACCCGGTTCCATTTTGACGCTCGTCGCCGGTGCGATTTTCGGTTTGGGTCTGGGTTTGGCTGTGGTTTCGATCGGTTCGACGATCGGAGCCGCCTGTGCGTTGCTGATCGCCCGTTACTTGGCTCGCGCGAAAGTCGAACAACTGGCAGAAACGTATCCCACATTCCAAGCCGTCGACGAAGCCATCTCCGAGGCCGGATGGAAAGTCGTGGCGATGCTCCGGCTCTCACCGGCCATCCCGTTCAATGTGCAGAACTATCTGTACGGACTCACCAACATCAAATTCTGGCCCTGCGTGCTGACCAGTTGGATCGCCATGCTGCCGGGGACATTCTTATACGTCTACATTGGCCACATCGCCGACTCCGCTGTCGCCGGAGAGGAGAAACCGGTCGGTCAATGGATTCTGCTCGGCGTGGGTTTGATCGCAACCATTGCGGTCACGGTTTACATCACTCGGTTGGCTCGTCAGAAGTTAAAATCACGAAACCGCGAGCTGTAAACATCACCTTCAATGCACCGAATGCCAAGCAGAATCACACCGCGGAAATTACACCCCGAGTTCTTCTTTCACCGCTCGGAACTGTTCGACGGCGAACTGTAAATCGTCGCGAGAATGCGCCGCGGAGACTTGCGTGCGGATACGAGCCTGACCTTGCGGAACAACGGGGTAACTAAACCCAATGACATAGACACCGCGTTCGAGTAACCGATCCGCCATCCGACTTGCGAGAGCAGCATCACCAAGCATCACCGGCACAATCGGGTGTTCACCGGGCAGCACATCTAAACCGGCTTGTTGAATTGCTTCCCGAAAGTAGCGAGTGTTGTCTTCGAGCTTGTCGCGAAGTTCGGTGGAACTCATCAGCAGATCGAGCGCCTTGATCGCCCCTCCGACAATCGGTGGAGCCACCGTGTTACTAAAGAGGTAAGGTCGTGATCGTTGTCGGAGAAGTTCAACAATCTCTTTCCGCCCGGATGTATAACCCCCGCTCGCACCACCGAGCGCTTTACCGAGTGTTCCAGTGATTATATCAATCCGACCAATGCAATCGTGATACTCATGCGTGCCACGCCCAGTCGAACCGAGGAAACCAGCGGAATGACAATCATCGATCATCACCAGCGCATTGTATTTGTCCGCTAGTTCACAGATGGCAGGCAGATTGGCAATGTAGCCATCCATACTAAACACGCCATCAGTTGCAATCAGACGAAACCTTGCATCTTGCGATTCTTTGAGTTTTGTTTCTAAGTCTTGCATATCACTATTGGCATAGCGATAGCGTTGAGCTTTACATAGTCGAATTCCATCAATAATACTCGCATGATTCAATGCGTCTGAAAGAATCGCATCTTCCGGTCCTAGCAGTGTTTCGAATAGCCCACCGTTGGCATCAAAACAACTAGGATAGAGAATGGTATCTTCGGTACTCAGAAACTGTGTTAGCTTGGCTTCGAAGTCTTTGTGAATCGACTGCGTACCACAGATAAACCGCACGCTCGCCATCCCATAACCGTATTGATCCAACGCCTCCCGAGCCGCTTGAATCACTTCGGGATGCTCAGCTAAACCAAGATAGTTATTCGCACAAAGATTGAGGACATCAGCCCGATTCGTCGTCTGAATATGGGCATCCTGCGGTGACGTAATAATTCGTTCACCTTTCCACAACCCGGCCGATTCAATGTCTTGAAGTTGACTCGCTAGATGCTCTTGAAATTGCCCGTACATCGAATACCTCAACTCATAATGTAAGCTGGGACAAGTCCCAGCATCTTCTAGAGACTCAACATCGTAGAAATTGCTGGGTTACGCTGTGCTTACCCAGCCTACAAGTCTTGCTCATTTCCAATCTGAAATGAATTCGGCCCAGGCGTTTGCAGGCACCATGATTAATTCATTGATTCTCGATTCGTCAACCCGACCGTTGACGACATCATACAAAATTATTCCAAGCTGACCGTCGATCGGGCGATGTTTCAATACCTGCTGCAACCAGACCCAAAACGTCTTCGCTAGTTCTGGATTCGCTTCGGTCCAAGCAATCCAATCATCGTGATGACTGATCAGAGCCTTAAACCACTCTTCGGTCCCGTCGCCGGCCCACCAATGTCGTCGATGTAGAGCCGGAATCCATTTCGGGTTTTCTGTTTCTTCAACTTGCCAAAAGTCGTCGTCCTTGAGAAATTGCGCTATTGGCAGAGGTTGTGTTGTCCATGCGGAATAGTATACCGGAATGTTGAATATTCTCGTTTCAGTTCGCGTACGCAGTTCTAACACTTCTGGCGAGAACTCCCAGCGTTCTCCAACACTAGATAATGCGACTAGCAAGACGACGCCTATCGAAATGTAAAATCTCTTTCGCATTTGGCGTACTCATTGCTAGTCCAAGTAGGCTGGGGCTAGCCCCAGCATCTCTAAACTCTCAACATTTTAGAGGATGCTGGGTTACGCTACGCTAACCCAGCCTACAAATCTACGAGTTATGAATACTAGTCCTTCCAGTGTAGTAAGACTTTGCCGCTTTCACCGCTTTTCATGGCTTCGAAACCTTTTTCGAATTCGGTGTAATGGAAGCGGTGGGTGATGACGGGGCTAATATCTAGACCGCTTTCAAGCATCACGGTCATCTTATACCACGTTTCATACATCTCACGACCGTAGATACCTTGGATGTTAAGCATATTGAAGACGACTAGGTTCCAGTCGATCGCGATCTCTTTCTCCGGGATGCCGAGCATCGCGATTTTGCCGCCATGACACATATTGTGCAGCATGTCACGAAACGCACTTGGGTTGCCACTCATTTCGAGACCGACATCAAAACCTTCGTGCATATCGAGTTCTTTTTGCACGTCGGCTAGTTTTTCCTCTTTCACATTGACGACCCGAGTCGCACCGAGTTTCTGCGCCAACTCCAACCGCCAGGGATTAATGTCCGTGACAACCACAAATCGAGCACCCGCGTGCTTGGCAACCGCGGCGGCCATGCAACCGATTGGGCCGGCTCCGGTGATCAACACATCTTCGCCGAGGACATCAAATTGCAGAGCCGTGTGAACCGCATTGCCGAACGGGTCGAAGATCGAGGCGATATCCTTGTTCACGCTTGGACGATGATGCCAAACGTTCGACATTGGTAACACGACATATTCCGCGAACGCGCCCGGCCGATTCACTCCGAGACCTTGCGTGTCTTTGCAGAGATGCCGACGCCCGGCTAGACAGTTCCGACAGCGACCACAAACGATATGACCTTCACCGCTGACAATTTCACCCGGATGAAAGTCGGTCACGTTCGAGCCAACTTCCACAACCTCGCCGACGAACTCATGCCCGACCACCATCGGCACTGGAATCGTTTTGGCCGCCCACGCATCCCAATTGTAGATGTGCAAATCCGTGCCACAAATCCCGGTGCGGTCGACGCGAATTTTCACATCGTTGATCCCAACGGTGGGCTCGGGCACGTCGTCCAGCCACAAACCTTCGCGAGACTCCTTCTTGACCAACGCCTTCATGACTCGATTCCTTCATTGTGGATTCAATTTCCAAGATACTAGACCACCAATCTCCATTTTACAAGAACAATTATCCAATATTATGGATTCTGAGTACGAGGCATTTCAGCCAGCGCAACGAAAAACGCTCCTGGACGAATCAAGGAGCGTTCGAGGGCCAACGAATTGATGTGTGCTGAATCAGTCGATGCCGTCATCGGAGAGTAACCGTACGTCGCTTTGGCTATCGGAATTGGAGAGTGCCGGGGGAACGTCGTCGGAGTCATTCCAGCCTCGCACGACCGCTGAGGGGAATTCCGCTTCACCGGCAACACTATCATTGTCGGAGTCTCCGATGTCGACGATCGGTTCGGTGTGGAATCGCTCGACCGAATCATCCTCAGACGGCGGTTGGCCCGGACCCAAGTGCACACGATACTTCACACTCGCGAAGGCGAGTTCGTCCCCTGGTAACAACGCCCCTCGGGTGACTCGTTGCCCGTTAACTTTCGTTCCATTGGTGCTGCCAAGATCACGGACGAACAGTAACCCGTCGGTTTTCACGATTAAGCAGTGCAGCTTAGAAACGCTGGCTTTCTCCAGAATGAGGTCGCAGAGGCCGTGTTTACGACCGACGAGAACCAGATCGCTATTGATACTGATGGGCTTGCCACCAAGAACTGGAATCAGCTTGGCTTCCATATAACTCTCGGATACGGCATCACGGTGTTTTGACGTCAACTTTGTCCAATAAACATAACTGAACACCTTTGATTGTCCGCTCTTGATTGGAAAGAGTCAAGAATTGATCCTCTCAGCGGGTCAACTCGGGCGGAATGCGGACCGATTCTTAACGTTTTCTGGTTTGGAGCGGTGGCGAAGCACTCGACGCCTCTAGCGGACATTCCTATACTGAGGTGCTTCAATTATTAGGTTCCGCCAAGCTGAAACGCGATCATGGAAATTGTTCACTATCCCCACCCCGTTTTGCGGTTCAAGTCGCTACCGATTACACGAATCGATGCCGACTTGAAGGCCAAGATCGCGGAAATGTTCGAACTGATGTATGCCGCCAAGGGGATTGGTCTGGCTGCTAATCAGGTCGGGTTGCCGTTTCGGTTCTTTGTGATCAACCCGTCCGGCGATCCCAAGCAGAAAGAGTTTGAGCAAGTTTTCATCAACCCGGAGATCATCAGCAAAAAAGGCAGCGAAGAGGGTGAAGAAGGCTGCCTCAGCTTGCCGGATGTCTACGGACCCGTGAAACGAGCCGCGAAGATCAAAGTGGTTGCCTACGATTTGACCGGCCAGGAATTCGAGTGGGAAGTCGACGATTTGACCGCCCGCGTGATCCAACACGAAAACGATCACCTTGACGGTGTGCTGTTCATCGATCGCATTCCTGAGCAGAGTTTAGCCGAAGCAGAGCAGTTCCTGACCGAATTCGAAACCGTCTTTCGACGTCGGCAAGCAGACGGGGAACTCAAGTCGGACGAGGAACTCGAAGCCGAGCTAAAAGGGATGGCACAAACAGCTTAACCGTCATTGGAGTCTGAGTGTCCGATATGGAATTGGTTCCGCTGTTTGGGCAAATGATCCGTCGGGACTGGGCAGATGCCTTGACGGAAACCCAGCTGGAGACACATTATCGAGACGCGGAAGGACAATATCGGCGGATTCCGTTTGGCGAAGAAAACTTTCTCAATCCGCGAATCGCGGAAGCTGGGCCGTGTCGGCATTGTCGAACTATCAAAGGCAAGTTGCACTTTCACGCCTGCGACTACGAACAATGCCCGAAATGTAACACACAACAAATGGGATGTGATTGCGAGTTCATTGGCCATGAGTGGCGTGAAGAATGAACCGAGATTGTTCCGTAGTTCCAAATTCAAAGTTGAATTTCTAATCGAATGCCAGGAGACACCGCTTTCTACAATCCACTTCGTCTTGTGATGATGGGCACGGGCACGTTTGCTCTGCCGACGTTTTTGAGTTTGTACGATTCGCCGCACGAAGTGGTGGGGTTGTTCACGCAACCGGATCGCAAGGGACGTGGGCACCATAACCATCCGCACCCCATGCGGGAAGCCGCCGAAGCCCATGGCACACCGGTGTTTCAGCCGGATAACGTGAACACGCCGGAATCACTCGCGGATCTGCGAAATCTGAACGCTGATCTGTGCGTTGTGGCGGCGTACGGGCAGATTCTTTCAGCGGAACTCCTTCAGACGCCGAAGTTTGGGGCAATCAATCTCCACGCATCGTTACTGCCGAAGTATCGCGGAGCGGCTCCGATTCAGTATGCGATATTGAATGGTGAGACATCGACCGGCGTGACGATTTTCCAGATCGAACCGAAACTTGATGCCGGTCCAATTCTGGGGGTCGACGCCATCAAGATTGGTTCCCGAGAGAAGTATGGAGCGGTGCAAGAACGGTTGGCAGCACTGGCGGTGCCGTTGACATCACGGGTGTTGGGCATGTTTGCCCGTGAGGAAGTCATTGGGCAGCCCCAGGATTCCACCGGCGTCACGAAGGCCCCGAAACTCCGTAAGGAACATGCGGCGATTCCGTGGGAGAAACCGGCGGCAGCGGTCGCAAACCATCTCCGAGCGATGCAGCCGTGGCCGAATCCGTTCACGTTCCTCAATCAGCCGAACAAGAAGCCATTGCGGCTAATCGTCATGCAAGCGCGGCAGGCGATGAATGTGGAACGGTCCCATGAAGCCCCCGGAACGGTGCTGAAATGCGATCGAGGACGTTTTTTAGTGCAAACTGGTGACGGTGTGCTGGACATCTTGGAAGTCAAACCGGAAGGCAAACGAGCGATGCCAGCGGCGGCGTTCCTGAACGGTCACCAAATCCAACCCGGTGATCGGCTGAGTTCGCAGCGTTCGTGATACGTATCGTCAAAGCCGAAAGAACCGGAATCTATAACGTCCACTCCATCCCCGCGGATCCGGCGTTGACGACGGGAGTGGAGCCCAGAACCTCGGTTTGGCCGCCGCTGGCGTGAATGTGGCCACAGACAACCAATCGCGGCACGGTCCGTTCAATGCACTCCCGCACCGCTTGACTTCCCAAGTGTTGGCGTCGGGAAGACACATCGAGCACCCCGAACGGCGGGGAATGACTGATCAAGACCGCACCTTCAGGACACGACGCAAGGTATTCATGGGCTTGATCTTCGGTCAAGTCGTAACTCCAACTCCCGAACGGAGTCACCGGCACACCGCCGCCCAACCCGAAGAACGTCTGTTTGGCAATGGTAACGCTTGATCCGTGCAGTACGAACGTCTGCGGCCAACCTTCGCAGACGGTTTGAAGTTCCTCTGTCGTCTCGTTATTCCCCGCCACAAGAACCAACGGCGTGGCGGTCGATTTCAGCGGAGCCAAACACCGTTCCAACCCACGATGAGCATTGCAGAAATCGCCCGCCCCGATGATCACATCGAAGTTATCAGCACATGCGGCCAGCCGTTCGGCGGCGTCACGATCACTGTGCCAATCACTGAACAACCAGAGTTTCATCGCGAAATTTCACCGACGAGGAGTGTGTCTAACTTGTTGAAAACCGGTTCATTCGTGGATGAGTGTGTTTGAGAATTAACGAGCGACTGCCCGCGTTGTGGGAAACGTGGAAACTGTCGACACCTCCTCCACCACGCACCAACGCCAAACCAACAACTTATCCGCACGAAAATCTCACGAAACCATCATCGTAACATCTTGTCATTTCGGCAGTAACGGAAATAATTCCTTCGTGAATCCACAAAAAATGACGTCCCTAATAATAAGACTTCTATGAAATACTTTTTGAAGAGAGGAGAAGAATGTTGATTGTGCTTGTTGACCGGGGCATGAACCCGAATCTCCTGGGAGAATGGTAGTGCATTCTATGTTTTTTCAGTGAAATGCGGTATAATTCCCATTCGAAAATTTCCGATTTGAATCACTTGGCCCCACTTGTCGGCAACCAAGCCAGACCGGCTCCGAATCCATGAAACTGCACTTCCATCGTCCGTCCTTGATGACGGCATTTACGATCGTCAACACGGTTGTTCCTTCGCGGACGCCTCGTGAGATTCTCAAGAATGTCAAACTCCATGTTGCCGACGGTGTGGCGACGTTGATTGGAACCGACCAGGAAGTGGGAATTCGGTATCAGATTTCTGGCGTTGAGACGCAATCCGCCGGGGAGACACTGTTGCCGACGGCTCGGGTGTTGTCGATCCTGCGGGAGTTGCACGACGAGAGCGTGGACTTCGAAATCGAAGACGACAAGGTTTGGATTCGTTCCGGGCACAGTGAATTTCGTCTGTCCGCCGAAGACCCCGCCGAGTTTCCCACGGTGGCTGAGTTTGCGGAAGAGAAGTTCCATGTGGTCGATGGGAATGTCTTCAAGGAAGCGATTCGCCGAACGATCTTCGCCACCGATGTCGAGAGCACTCGGTATGCCCTGGGGGGCGTGTTGCTCGAGTTGGGCACCGACAGCATGGCTCTTGTTGCGACTGACAGTCGGCGATTGGCGTTGGTGAAAGTTCCGTGCAAATCGAACGGGGCCGACGATCCCGAAAACAACGCCCCGGTGGTTCCTCGGGCCGCGATGAGCTTGATCGAAAAGAGCATCGAGGAAGGAACCGAAGTTCAGTTGGCCGTTCATGCCAACGATGTGCTGATCAAGTGCGGCAACTCGACGATCTACAGCCGTCTGGTGGATGGACGTTTTCCGAAATACGCCGACGTCATTCCCAGCAGTCCCGAGCACTCAGTGGAACTCGTGACCGGCCCGTTCTACTCGGCGGTTCGGCAAGCTCAAATCGTGACGAATGAAGACAGTCGCGGTGTTGATTTCACTTTTAAAGACGGCACGCTAACGCTTAACAGTTCCGCCGCGGAGATCGGAACCTCGACGATCGAACTTCCCATCTCGTACGAGGAAGACGAACTGACCATCAAGTTCGATCCGCGATTCGTCGCCGAGTTCCTGCGTGTGTTGGAGCAGGAAAAACAAGTGAAGTGGGACCTGATCGACCCTGAAAGCCCCGCTGTCTTGCGGACCGACGACGAATACACCTACGTCATTATGCCGTTGTCACGAGACTGAACGAAGACCCGGGAGGGGTAGATGTCGAGTCCACGTCGTGAACCGCAACCGCTTGCCAAAGCACTTTCGGAATTGATCGCTGCCCGAGGGTTTGCCCGTGTTCGTGGGAAGACTCAACTTAATGAAATTTGGCGGGAAGTCGCCGGGGAGCACATCGCCGAATTCACGAAACCAATCGAAGTCAAACGCGGTGTGCTTCACGTTTCCGTTAGCAACTCCGCAATGCTCGGCGAACTCGTGTCGTTCCATCAGATGAATCTGTTAGCCGAACTCACGAGCAAACACGCGGACCTGAAAATCAAGAGTTTGAAGTTCAAGCTGAGCACAAAGACATCGTAAAAGAATCGCTGGATGCGTTGGCACGCATCGTGAGCCCAATACCATTTTCGAAGGTGCGTGACGACGCACTCGACGAAGTTCATAGGAATATGCCGTGAGTGAACCAATGGATTCGGATGCTTTGGAAGACGACAACGAGGATGTGAATCCGGAGGACATCAAGAAGATGTTGCCGGAGGATAAGTCCCTCGACGACTATGGTGCCGAGCAAATCAAAGCTCTGAAAGGGATTGAGGGGATCCGCACGCGGCCGGCGATGTACATTGGCGATGCCGGCACGAACGGGTTGCATCACTTGGTTTTTGAGGTCGTCGATAACAGTATCGACGAAGCCGTCAACGGCTATGCGACGACGATCAATGTTGTGATTCACAGCGACAACAGTGTGAGTGTGTCCGACGACGGTCGTGGAATTCCCGTGGGACCAATGGCGGGAATGGGCGGACGATCGGCGTTGGAAGTCGTGCTGACCGAAATCCACGCCGGTGGTAAGTTCGGCCGGGAAAGCGGCTACAAAATGGGCACCGGCGGTCTGCACGGTGTCGGGATTACGGCCGTCAACGCGGTGAGTGAATGGCTCGAAGCCGAAGTGCGTCGCGAAGGGCAAGTCTGGACGATGTCCTTTGCTTGCGGGGTGCTGACCGATCCACTCAAGAAACTCGGCAAGACCGATCAAACAGGAACGAAACTTACCTTCAAACCCGATGCCGACATCTTCAGCGACACCGTTTTCAGCTATGAAACGTTGCATCGACGATTGCAGGAACTGGCGTTTCTTTCGCCGGGCGTGCGAATCCACATCCGCGATGAACGTACGGAACAATCCGACGAGTTCCATTACGAAAATGGTCTCGTTGAGTTCGTGAAGTACCTCAACCGCGCGTCCACTCCCGATTACAACGATGTGATTGATATCCAAGGCGAAGGCGAGGGCACGAACGGCAAAGTCTTTGTGCATGTTGCGATCCAGCATAACGATACCTTTACCGAAAACGTGCGGGCGTTCGCGAACAACATCTACAACCGCGAAGGTGGTACGCACCTCTCCGGGTTCCGGGCGGCGATCACACGGACCATCAACAACTACGCCAAACAGAACAACTTGTTCAAAGATGTCTCCCCCAGCGGTGAGGATTTCCGCGAGGGATTGACGGCTGTTGTAACCGTGCGTGTGCCGGAGCCGAGTTTCGAATCGCAAACGAAAGTGAAGCTCGCTAATAGCGATGTCGAAGGGATTGTGGCCTCGCTTGTGGGCGAGAAGCTGTCAAAATACTTTGAAGAACACCCGCAAGTCGCGAAGTCGATTTGCACCAAAGGCGAACGTGCCGCCGAAGCCCGCGAAGCCGCCAAAAAAGCCCGCGAGATGGTCCGGGCGGAGAAGGGCACGACGA is a window of Thalassoroseus pseudoceratinae DNA encoding:
- a CDS encoding mechanosensitive ion channel domain-containing protein, whose translation is MSNSRFIRIFVIALVGLGSGLLSAPVAVAQIRSVDELFPQSPPPLNWGLFQIQPPDPESIKPSQITPRVIDQTPMAPPKTAENPAPVDAQPQPQPSPQPVVTPANPNPPEANTTESAQPMPATPAGETTETKPQGATLTNDKPTIASVEAAIAKVKGDKLDEAVQKEIVSLYEQALADLKEAEGQIAKGENFTKSIEETPALVKDLKQQKEAVANEQIVIETAGKGLTELRQELLEREQKLVDQKAKLEELISALKKAAAQEQLAKERKDTQERLTQLEEQLKKIPNGADATPSNTAERVRLQAKKQLLQATLGRIDKEGPWLQSQTEVLPLKRDIAARRLMQLEEEIKRRRAEVEQALAKEVKTQSKQAESLTKAAVAYAEYPTITRLSERIETLASLRSQAAERVPEIVAELEKTEILLEDVRRDHDASRERVKISGRNNNVGQLLRLRRNSLPDVRKLYIQIFERQDEIQEVQVEQSINIDRANELAVIDKACTLFYENPECSIPLDKRDDLRPLLEKLLNTEKQNLEDLNVEYGIYQDKLLDLDDSQKRLVEETQDYLRFISENILWIRSTNELWNQEPANYESAIRYLTNPSRWENVLIYWKDDIVQNPFLWGVALIAFVLLLMRGRRMRRQVHALGDAAQKKSCNKFRPTAETLGLTILIAGMWPATWYFIGWRLSGHLESPLFVTSVASGFMAMGLTFFPLELFRQICRNRGLAQAHFDWPKDVLGCLRGGLKWMIFIGLPFTFISATLAAASFVRSDEHESLGRLCLVAALIISSVFVFRVLRPGSPTMRDFLKNHSGTWIERTKYVWSYGALAVCITFAVLAVMGYQYTSTQLVSRLYGTLWIVFAFVTANAIAERWLLVTRRRVAMEQYRRRREAAQSDSLPIGQPDVIIDDPQMALSEMNLQTRQLLRSFITMGVALGMWFTWADVLPALSVLKKVEVPFLTIDRVVSPTEDSNGASPGPTTPVDTATASDTETAVAAKTVAVPITLADLTLALLIVIVSIAAVRNLPGLLELMVLQRLPIDNAARYAITTLSRYALTFIGISAAFYAIGFRWEHVQWLAAALMLGLGFGLQEIFANFFSGLIVLLERPVRVGDIVTVNGTDGIVSRIRMRATTITNWERKEMIIPNKDLITGTVLNWTLSDQVQRVFISVGIAYGSDTKKATQLLYEVMQNHPAVMNDPAPNVTFNGFGDSALTFEVRCYLPRADLKLPTTHELHTQIDEAFRAANIEISFPQRDLHIRSVDAHALFNPMPTQHAAEESTDQDEHQIRSA
- a CDS encoding TVP38/TMEM64 family protein, giving the protein MNWFRSEVVTVKRVAIAVLIVGGLLLLRLLPTDELRNTLQTWLDDLGFWGPVVFVGLYIVATICFLPGSILTLVAGAIFGLGLGLAVVSIGSTIGAACALLIARYLARAKVEQLAETYPTFQAVDEAISEAGWKVVAMLRLSPAIPFNVQNYLYGLTNIKFWPCVLTSWIAMLPGTFLYVYIGHIADSAVAGEEKPVGQWILLGVGLIATIAVTVYITRLARQKLKSRNREL
- the kbl gene encoding glycine C-acetyltransferase yields the protein MYGQFQEHLASQLQDIESAGLWKGERIITSPQDAHIQTTNRADVLNLCANNYLGLAEHPEVIQAAREALDQYGYGMASVRFICGTQSIHKDFEAKLTQFLSTEDTILYPSCFDANGGLFETLLGPEDAILSDALNHASIIDGIRLCKAQRYRYANSDMQDLETKLKESQDARFRLIATDGVFSMDGYIANLPAICELADKYNALVMIDDCHSAGFLGSTGRGTHEYHDCIGRIDIITGTLGKALGGASGGYTSGRKEIVELLRQRSRPYLFSNTVAPPIVGGAIKALDLLMSSTELRDKLEDNTRYFREAIQQAGLDVLPGEHPIVPVMLGDAALASRMADRLLERGVYVIGFSYPVVPQGQARIRTQVSAAHSRDDLQFAVEQFRAVKEELGV
- the tdh gene encoding L-threonine 3-dehydrogenase is translated as MKALVKKESREGLWLDDVPEPTVGINDVKIRVDRTGICGTDLHIYNWDAWAAKTIPVPMVVGHEFVGEVVEVGSNVTDFHPGEIVSGEGHIVCGRCRNCLAGRRHLCKDTQGLGVNRPGAFAEYVVLPMSNVWHHRPSVNKDIASIFDPFGNAVHTALQFDVLGEDVLITGAGPIGCMAAAVAKHAGARFVVVTDINPWRLELAQKLGATRVVNVKEEKLADVQKELDMHEGFDVGLEMSGNPSAFRDMLHNMCHGGKIAMLGIPEKEIAIDWNLVVFNMLNIQGIYGREMYETWYKMTVMLESGLDISPVITHRFHYTEFEKGFEAMKSGESGKVLLHWKD
- a CDS encoding FHA domain-containing protein encodes the protein MEAKLIPVLGGKPISINSDLVLVGRKHGLCDLILEKASVSKLHCLIVKTDGLLFVRDLGSTNGTKVNGQRVTRGALLPGDELAFASVKYRVHLGPGQPPSEDDSVERFHTEPIVDIGDSDNDSVAGEAEFPSAVVRGWNDSDDVPPALSNSDSQSDVRLLSDDGID